A genomic segment from Dietzia psychralcaliphila encodes:
- a CDS encoding cytochrome c oxidase assembly protein, producing MTSSKSAPATAGPLRTRSVVPVVILLAVVAAAVVIPLSGMSTEVALALVGVPDPGVLTTAGLPAVRAMGELLAAVAVGTALFAAFFTPPQKDKTLDVDGYRSQRISSWANIAWAVAAALLIPLTLSDVSGRTFWESLPPDQWIVAINQIDVASSWRWAAVIALVAGIGQRLTLSWRWSVIWLGVSVLSLLPVAATGHASGSTAHDIATNSLIIHLFAAAFYVGGLVAVLAHTMRGGSRVALALRRYSVVATIAIIALGFSGIINALVRLHPADLFSSTYGLLVLAKALLLGLLAVFGLAMRRRIIAKIESKSANAPVDRGTLLRIGLVEAVVMAGTIGLSVSLGRTPPPAPLYVPTRQEALLGFELPGPFSFGTVLGLWRFDLVLGLAAVVLLSLYVWGLVTLHRRGDSWPVGRTVAWAFGCVLLFLTTSSGMGMYMMADFASHMVGHMLISMLVPVLLALGGPLTLALRALPAAGRGNPPGPREWIVEFINNPLSRFLTHPIVASVQFVAGFYIIYFGGFYEALASEHLGHMFMNVHFLISGYLFYWVIIGVDAAPRQFSPLYKLMVLLSSLPFHAFFGIMLMNYKTVLAENWYGGIGLPWIPDLLQSQQVGGGVAWAAGEIPLFIVMLALAWQWYQSDMRDARRGERQADRDDDAELKAYNEMLGEMSRSDRRG from the coding sequence ATGACGTCGTCGAAGTCGGCACCCGCCACCGCCGGACCGCTCAGGACCCGCAGCGTGGTGCCCGTCGTGATCCTTCTCGCGGTGGTGGCCGCCGCGGTGGTGATCCCGCTCTCGGGCATGTCCACCGAGGTGGCGCTCGCGCTGGTGGGCGTCCCGGACCCGGGCGTTCTCACCACGGCCGGGCTCCCGGCGGTTCGCGCGATGGGCGAACTGCTCGCGGCGGTGGCGGTGGGAACGGCCCTGTTCGCTGCGTTCTTCACCCCGCCCCAGAAGGACAAGACCCTCGACGTGGATGGATACCGCTCGCAGCGGATCTCCTCGTGGGCCAACATCGCCTGGGCGGTGGCCGCGGCGCTGCTCATCCCGCTGACCCTGTCGGACGTCTCCGGGCGCACCTTCTGGGAGTCGCTGCCGCCGGACCAGTGGATCGTCGCCATCAACCAGATCGACGTGGCCTCGTCGTGGCGGTGGGCGGCGGTGATCGCGCTGGTGGCGGGGATCGGGCAGCGGCTCACCCTGAGCTGGCGCTGGTCGGTGATCTGGCTGGGCGTGTCGGTTCTCTCGCTCCTGCCGGTTGCGGCTACGGGCCACGCCTCCGGGAGCACGGCCCACGACATCGCCACCAACTCGCTGATCATCCACCTGTTCGCCGCGGCGTTCTACGTGGGCGGGCTGGTCGCGGTGCTGGCGCACACCATGCGCGGTGGTTCCCGCGTGGCACTGGCGCTGCGCCGCTATTCGGTGGTGGCCACCATCGCGATCATCGCGCTCGGGTTCTCCGGGATCATCAACGCGCTCGTGCGTCTGCACCCCGCCGACCTGTTCTCCTCGACCTACGGGTTACTGGTGCTGGCCAAGGCGCTGCTGCTGGGCCTGCTCGCGGTGTTCGGACTGGCGATGCGCCGCCGGATCATCGCCAAGATCGAGTCGAAGTCGGCCAACGCCCCCGTCGACCGCGGGACCCTGCTGCGGATCGGGCTGGTCGAGGCCGTGGTGATGGCGGGCACGATCGGGCTCTCGGTCTCGCTCGGCCGCACCCCGCCGCCGGCGCCGCTCTACGTCCCCACCCGACAGGAGGCCCTGCTGGGCTTCGAACTCCCCGGTCCGTTCTCGTTCGGCACGGTGCTGGGGTTGTGGCGCTTCGACCTGGTGCTGGGCCTGGCCGCGGTCGTCCTGCTGAGCCTGTACGTGTGGGGCCTGGTCACCCTGCACCGCCGCGGCGACTCGTGGCCGGTGGGCCGGACCGTGGCCTGGGCGTTCGGCTGCGTGCTGCTGTTCCTCACCACCAGCTCCGGCATGGGGATGTACATGATGGCCGACTTCGCCAGCCACATGGTCGGGCACATGCTCATCTCTATGCTCGTGCCGGTGCTGCTCGCGCTCGGCGGGCCGCTGACGCTCGCGTTGCGTGCGCTCCCGGCGGCGGGGCGCGGGAACCCGCCGGGACCGCGTGAGTGGATCGTCGAGTTCATCAACAACCCCCTCTCGCGTTTCCTCACCCACCCGATCGTGGCGTCGGTGCAGTTCGTGGCCGGTTTCTACATCATCTACTTCGGCGGGTTCTACGAGGCGCTGGCCTCCGAGCACCTGGGCCACATGTTCATGAACGTCCACTTCCTCATCAGCGGCTACCTGTTCTACTGGGTGATCATCGGGGTCGACGCGGCGCCGCGTCAGTTCTCGCCGCTCTACAAGCTCATGGTGCTGCTCAGCTCGCTGCCGTTTCACGCCTTCTTCGGCATCATGCTCATGAACTACAAGACCGTGCTCGCCGAGAACTGGTACGGCGGGATCGGACTGCCGTGGATCCCGGACCTCCTGCAGAGCCAGCAGGTCGGTGGCGGCGTGGCATGGGCGGCGGGGGAGATCCCGCTGTTCATCGTCATGTTGGCCCTGGCGTGGCAGTGGTACCAGAGCGACATGCGTGACGCGCGGCGCGGGGAGCGGCAGGCCGATCGCGACGACGACGCCGAGCTCAAGGCCTACAACGAGATGCTCGGCGAGATGTCACGCTCCGACCGCCGGGGTTGA
- a CDS encoding single-stranded DNA-binding protein, with translation MNETHTTVRGTVITDPTTRRVGEDSVFSFRVASNTRYQDRDTGEWKTGGTLYFSANCWGRLAQRASGRLVKGDGVIVQGRLLTNEYEKDGRLQRDLEMRVTALGPDLSRMDVTMRRAQAEGSATASDGEGAGRPLESGDAEDAMEIGSRDADDAPAEESAVSGFAEAVRV, from the coding sequence ATGAACGAGACCCACACCACCGTCCGCGGAACCGTGATCACCGACCCCACCACCCGCCGGGTCGGGGAGGACTCGGTGTTCTCCTTCCGGGTGGCCAGCAACACCCGGTACCAGGACCGCGACACCGGGGAGTGGAAGACCGGCGGCACCCTGTACTTCTCGGCCAACTGCTGGGGAAGGCTGGCGCAGCGGGCGTCCGGGAGGCTGGTCAAGGGCGACGGCGTGATCGTCCAGGGTCGGTTGCTGACCAACGAGTACGAGAAGGACGGCAGGCTCCAGCGCGACCTGGAGATGCGGGTCACCGCCCTGGGCCCGGACCTGTCGCGGATGGACGTGACCATGCGCAGGGCGCAGGCGGAGGGGTCGGCCACCGCGTCCGACGGGGAGGGGGCGGGGCGGCCGCTGGAGTCGGGAGATGCCGAGGACGCCATGGAGATCGGCTCCCGGGACGCGGACGATGCGCCGGCGGAGGAGTCCGCCGTCAGCGGGTTCGCGGAGGCGGTCCGGGTCTGA
- the ettA gene encoding energy-dependent translational throttle protein EttA, giving the protein MAEFIYTMKKVRKAHGDKVILDDVTMSFYPGAKIGVVGPNGAGKSSILKIMAGLDQPSNGEAFLDPEASVGILMQEPVLDETKTVKENVEDGLGETMVQIRRYNAVAEEMATDYTDELMEEMGRLQEQLDAVDAWDVDSQIEQAMDALRCPPGDSPVTHLSGGEMRRVALCKLLLSKPDLLLLDEPTNHLDAESVLWLEQHLAAYPGAVLAVTHDRYFLDHVAQWICEVDRGKLHPYEGNYSTYLEKKAERLEVQGKKDQKLQKRLKAELEWVRSGAKARQSKSKARLAKYEEMAAEAEKHRKLDFEEIQIPTPPRLGNVVVEADKLQKGFDDRVLIKDLSFTLPRNGIVGVIGPNGVGKTTLFKTIVGLEEPDAGSVRVGDTVKLSYVDQSRANIDPEKSVWEVVSEGNDFIEVGQNEMPSRAYVSAFGFKGPDQQKKAGVLSGGERNRLNLALTLKVGGNLILLDEPTNDLDTETLGSLENALEDFPGCAVVISHDRWFLDRTCTHILAWEGNVSEGQWYWFEGNFEGYEENKVERLGPDAARPHRVTHRKLTRD; this is encoded by the coding sequence GTGGCCGAGTTTATTTACACGATGAAGAAGGTTCGCAAGGCGCACGGGGACAAGGTGATCCTCGACGACGTGACGATGTCCTTCTATCCCGGTGCGAAGATCGGCGTCGTGGGGCCCAACGGCGCAGGTAAGTCCTCGATCCTCAAGATCATGGCCGGTCTGGACCAGCCCTCCAACGGCGAGGCGTTCCTCGACCCCGAGGCCAGCGTCGGCATCCTTATGCAGGAGCCCGTGCTCGACGAGACCAAGACGGTCAAGGAGAACGTCGAGGACGGCCTCGGCGAGACCATGGTGCAGATCCGCCGGTACAACGCGGTGGCCGAGGAGATGGCCACCGACTACACCGACGAGCTCATGGAGGAGATGGGCAGGCTCCAGGAGCAGCTCGACGCGGTGGACGCCTGGGACGTGGACTCCCAGATCGAGCAGGCCATGGACGCGCTGCGCTGCCCGCCGGGAGACTCGCCCGTCACCCACCTGTCCGGTGGCGAGATGCGACGCGTCGCGCTGTGCAAGCTGCTGCTGAGCAAGCCCGACCTGCTCCTGCTGGACGAGCCCACAAACCACCTCGACGCCGAGTCGGTGCTGTGGCTGGAGCAGCACCTGGCCGCCTACCCGGGCGCCGTCCTGGCCGTCACACACGACCGCTACTTCCTCGATCACGTGGCGCAGTGGATCTGTGAGGTCGACCGCGGCAAGCTGCACCCCTACGAGGGCAACTACTCCACCTACCTGGAGAAGAAGGCCGAGCGTCTGGAGGTCCAGGGCAAGAAGGACCAGAAGCTGCAGAAGCGCCTCAAGGCCGAGCTCGAGTGGGTCCGCTCCGGCGCCAAGGCCCGCCAGTCCAAGTCCAAGGCGCGACTGGCCAAGTACGAGGAGATGGCGGCGGAGGCCGAGAAGCACCGCAAGTTGGACTTCGAGGAGATCCAGATCCCCACCCCGCCGCGCCTGGGCAACGTGGTGGTCGAGGCCGACAAGCTGCAGAAGGGCTTCGACGACCGCGTCCTGATCAAGGACCTGTCGTTCACCCTGCCGCGCAACGGCATCGTCGGCGTGATCGGCCCCAACGGTGTGGGTAAGACCACCCTGTTCAAGACGATCGTCGGACTCGAGGAGCCGGACGCCGGCTCCGTGAGGGTCGGCGACACCGTCAAGCTGAGCTATGTGGACCAGTCCCGCGCGAACATCGATCCCGAGAAGTCGGTGTGGGAGGTCGTCTCCGAGGGCAACGACTTCATCGAGGTCGGACAGAACGAGATGCCGTCGCGCGCCTACGTGAGCGCCTTCGGCTTCAAGGGCCCGGATCAGCAGAAGAAGGCCGGCGTGCTCTCCGGCGGTGAGCGCAACCGACTGAACCTGGCGCTGACCCTCAAGGTCGGCGGCAACCTGATCCTGCTGGATGAGCCGACAAACGACCTCGACACCGAGACACTGGGCAGCCTCGAGAACGCACTCGAGGACTTCCCGGGCTGCGCCGTCGTGATCTCCCACGACCGGTGGTTCCTCGACCGGACCTGTACCCACATCCTCGCGTGGGAGGGCAACGTCTCCGAGGGGCAGTGGTACTGGTTCGAGGGCAACTTCGAGGGCTACGAGGAGAACAAGGTCGAGCGTCTCGGCCCCGACGCCGCCCGCCCGCACCGGGTCACCCACCGCAAGCTGACGAGGGACTGA
- a CDS encoding acyl-CoA thioesterase — protein sequence MGSHAAPDTQTPGAVHRVHIPLRIADFVGQHVNNVRFQEFSQDARLMWFRDEFGVPGSRVPISLARWMEIDFRRVIGFGATSVWVDVEVLRVGRTSFTMRTSIGSDSTGPEPCAIVDTVLVVTAPDETTTLEISPEERAALLGEREEAR from the coding sequence ATGGGATCGCACGCCGCGCCCGACACGCAGACCCCCGGCGCCGTCCACCGGGTCCATATCCCGTTGCGCATCGCCGACTTCGTGGGGCAGCACGTCAACAACGTGCGGTTCCAGGAGTTCTCGCAGGACGCCCGGCTGATGTGGTTCCGGGACGAGTTCGGCGTCCCCGGGTCGCGGGTGCCGATCTCGCTGGCGCGGTGGATGGAGATCGACTTCCGCCGGGTCATCGGGTTCGGCGCCACGAGCGTGTGGGTGGACGTCGAGGTCCTCCGGGTGGGCCGCACCTCCTTCACCATGAGGACCTCGATCGGTTCGGACTCCACCGGCCCGGAACCGTGCGCGATCGTCGACACCGTGTTGGTGGTGACGGCACCGGACGAGACCACGACACTCGAGATCAGTCCCGAGGAGCGCGCGGCGCTGCTCGGCGAGCGCGAGGAGGCCAGATGA
- a CDS encoding acyl-CoA thioesterase, producing MSPGEQTPDRGTFRCTLQVRWADFDQFGHVNNVKYIEYAQEARILFVRSRFGPFGLGNLPQVVRRVEIDHLRPVLRDSTSVDVEIEVEHVGTTSYQIRQTIFDAAGEVCCTLRVVMVAYDSSTSTAVEIPTGVRHVLEAAHQPAAITDEGPAE from the coding sequence ATGAGTCCCGGTGAGCAGACCCCGGACCGGGGGACGTTCCGCTGCACCCTGCAGGTGCGGTGGGCGGACTTCGACCAGTTCGGTCACGTCAACAACGTCAAGTACATCGAGTACGCGCAAGAGGCCCGGATACTGTTCGTCCGCAGCCGGTTCGGTCCGTTCGGACTCGGCAACCTGCCGCAGGTCGTGCGCCGGGTCGAGATCGATCACCTCCGCCCGGTGCTGCGGGACTCGACGTCGGTGGACGTGGAGATCGAGGTGGAACACGTCGGGACCACGTCGTATCAGATCAGGCAGACGATCTTCGACGCCGCGGGCGAGGTCTGCTGCACGTTGCGCGTGGTGATGGTCGCCTACGACTCCTCGACCTCTACGGCCGTCGAGATCCCCACCGGGGTGCGTCACGTCCTGGAGGCCGCGCATCAGCCCGCGGCGATCACCGACGAGGGGCCGGCGGAGTGA